Proteins encoded together in one Telopea speciosissima isolate NSW1024214 ecotype Mountain lineage chromosome 6, Tspe_v1, whole genome shotgun sequence window:
- the LOC122664245 gene encoding uncharacterized protein LOC122664245 isoform X2, which yields MKRRSHRLPISDPPDDWGDGSWTVDCVCGVNFDDGEEMVNCDECGVWVHTRCSRFVKGETSFACDKCKNKKKRNDSEETEVAQLLVELPTKTLRMNTSYPSSVPSRPSFRLWTDIPIEERVHVQGIPGGDPALFRGLSSVFTPELWKCTGYVPKKFNVQYKEFPSWDENRVSDARIEEENENLVDKGAGVLFSLSKEIISAPSMETSIGLRGPFDETGGERNASLKDMKKREAKDYSVGRMQNSVKKERDQLRPVGVSGKRKKEDYGTFKDRSGMKKARSSDKEADNKKRASGHAHGAHKLEFSEVGVKIKTDSFDVSNEHRTESVLPVPDLEATTNTNKTLNVSSAKPYSTERILSDNCRDAFPREMEPSPEKVDNQVPSRNENYPITGCGALSVLELNDAGCIEPEKEDVKTAVDDTNRLTDGNYDPRDLNGGSSSVAVDSQNTRPLASKLSSTTAEVQEYQMLQDSHGCSPPISVQSTIKLKIGGGDEHLMKDSVIPSSPITDVKNDTTKFSTTSLGRSALAQVHDTILGSLPFSEHKAQDNERESKELSHTDWENIDERMVSVSDEPQKREQEIEGSIGPATLQEGSSEPKCVLQHAEEPVKLGETQPSPPAQHTQHKVVAGVVKSSSTSSTVVISKLSVSGSSKAVVASTPPRPSTSTKRVKMISFADTRRVHAVSDVVRDDLRHEVARKTAKDSVLKTQQTSKSSQAALSKRPPTDSKELVSNASLRSPVGQSVATVSSGFVESTGSLQTQGASHMQSKITASGFSKGEKFSQSSSQLSSKSNNSPPMHPPAPVISSAALSDEELALLLHQELNSSPRVPRVPRVRAGSIPPLASPAISLLIKRSSGSGSKDQVSRRKNKEDASKDDRRSSREPSDDPKKIDRVTSCLDQRRQDPVLTTDGSTSREICDRSLELVHSGKKNMPSASPIANSGPSSSNETNDQNLSSIRNSPREIADDDIGTISGHAPSTLPGLVNLRKHNGEQYASSQSQAVLDCLRNHNEWPQLVDRGPKTNAGRKRQKLDAEPSMTDLENEVDRGRYPRELEGKSVDSQQEDFPKGKRKARKRRRLALQGRGIKDVRKGQKVAAITDDDFGPFSYSSEGTEGIFSEDESQGVRACPVGSEASTGSDEQGLM from the exons ATGAAACGCAGGTCTCACCGTCTGCCGATCTCTGATCCTCCTGATGACTGGGGTGATGGCTCTTGGACTGTGGATTGCGTTTGCGGTGTGAATTTTGATGATGGAGAAGAGATGGTGAACTGCGACGAGTGCGGTGTTTGGGTGCACACAAGATGCTCGCGCTTTGTGAAGGGGGAGACGTCGTTTGCTTGTGATAAGtgcaagaacaagaagaagaggaatgatAGCGAGGAGACGGAGGTGGCACAATTGCTCGTTGAACTCCCCACCAAGACATTAAGGATGAACACATCATATCCATCGTCTGTTCCTTCACGGCCTTCTTTTAGGCTATGGACTGATATTCCTATCGAGGAAAGGGTACACGTACAGGGCATTCCCGGTGGCGACCCTGCCCTGTTCCGGGGGTTGTCATCAGTTTTCACTCCTGAGTTATGGAAGTGTACCGGTTATGTGCCGAAGAAGTTCAACGTTCAATACAAAGAGTTCCCTTCCTGGGATGAGAACCGAGTTTCTGATGCTAGAATTGAAGAGGAAAACGAGAATCTGGTTGACAAAGGTGCCGGTGTTCTGTTCTCCTTGTCGAAGGAGATAATTTCTGCTCCCTCAATGGAGACTTCCATTGGATTGAGAGGTCCATTTGATGAAACTGGTGGTGAGAGGAATGCATCTCTAAAAGATATGAAGAAACGGGAGGCTAAAGATTATAGCGTTGGGCGCATGCAGAATAGCGTGAAAAAGGAGAGAGACCAGCTCCGGCCTGTTGGGGTTTCGGGGAAGCGGAAGAAGGAAGACTACGGAACATTTAAGGATCGGAGTGGAATGAAAAAGGCTAGAAGTTCCGATAAGGAGGCGGACAATAAAAAGAGAG CTTCTGGACATGCCCATGGGGCGCATAAGCTGGAGTTTTCTGAAGTGGGTGTCAAGATCAAGACTGATTCTTTTGATGTGAGTAATGAACATAGAACTGAATCGGTACTCCCAGTTCCTGATCTTGAAGCAACAACTAATACCAACAAGACATTGAATGTATCGTCTGCCAAGCCATACTCAACTGAACGCATCTTGAGTGACAATTGTAGAGATGCTTTTCCTAGGGAAATGGAACCAAGTCCAGAAAAGGTAGATAACCAAGTTCCTTCAAGAAATGAGAATTATCCTATAACTGGTTGTGGTGCACTTTCGGTTTTGGAGTTAAATGATGCTGGGTGTATCGAACCAGAAAAAGAG GATGTTAAGACAGCTGTTGATGATACAAATCGTCTTACTGATGGGAACTATGATCCAAGGGACTTAAATGGAGGTTCTTCCAGTGTTGCAGTAGATTCTCAGAATACGAGGCCCCTTGCTTCAAAGCTATCGAGTACCACTGCAGAAGTGCAAGAATATCAAATGCTTCAAGATTCGCATGGTTGCAGTCCTCCGATCTCTGTACAATCTACTATCAAATTGAAAATTGGAGGCGGCGATGAGCATCTGATGAAGGATTCAGTTATTCCTTCTTCACCTATTACTGATGTAAAGAATGACACGACCAAGTTCTCGACTACGTCTCTGGGGAGGTCTGCTTTGGCACAGGTGCATGACACAATTTTAGGGAGTTTGCCATTCAGTGAACATAAAGCCCAGGATAATGAAAGGGAATCAAAAGAATTAAGCCACACTGATTGGGAGAATATTGATGAAAGAATGGTTTCTGTATCTGATGAGCCTCAGAAGCGTGAACAAGAAATTGAAGGCTCAATTGGTCCTGCGACATTGCAGGAAGGTTCTTCAGAACCCAAGTGTGTTTTGCAACATGCTGAAGAGCCAGTGAAATTAGGAGAGACACAGCCAAGTCCTCCTGCACAACATACTCAACATAAAGTGGTTGCTGGTGTTGTAAAATCTTCTTCAACTTCATCAACTGTTGTGATCTCCAAGTTGTCTGTTTCTGGTTCTAGTAAAGCTGTAGTTGCTTCTACTCCCCCAAGGCCTTCAACTTCGACTAAACGAGTGAAGATGATCTCTTTTGCTGATACTAGGAGAGTTCATGCTGTGAGTGATGTAGTACGGGATGATTTAAGACATGAGGTGGCAAGAAAAACAGCAAAAGATTCTGTATTGAAAACACAGCAAACAAGCAAGAGTTCCCAAGCTGCGCTCTCTAAACGTCCCCCAACAGATTCAAAGGAGCTGGTGTCAAATGCATCTTTGAGATCACCTGTTGGACAGAGTGTAGCAACAGTTTCTTCTGGCTTTGTTGAGTCTACAGGCTCACTGCAGACTCAAGGTGCTTCGCACATGCAAAGCAAAATTACTGCTTCAGGTTTCTCCAAGGGTGAAAAGTTCAGTCAATCAAGTTCTCAGCTGTCGTCTAAGTCAAATAATTCACCTCCGATGCATCCTCCAGCACCTGTCATCTCTTCTGCAGCATTGAGTGATGAAGAG CTTGCCCTACTGCTGCATCAAGAGCTGAACAGTTCTCCAAGAGTCCCACGGGTGCCTCGTGTGCGTGCAGGTAGCATCCCCCCATTGGCTTCTCCAGCTATTAGCTTGCTTATTAAGCGCTCATCAGGTTCAGGATCAAAGGATCAG gTTTCTcggagaaaaaacaaagaagatgcCTCTAAAGATGACCGCCGGAGTTCTCGTGAGCCTAGTGATGATCCCAAGAAGATTGATAGAGTGACTTCTTGCCTTGATCAGAGGAGACAGGATCCAGTTCTTACAACAGATGGTTCTACAAGTAGGGAAATATGTGATAGATCTCTGGAGTTGGTACATTCTGGTAAGAAGAATATGCCTTCTGCCTCCCCTATTGCAAACAGCGGTCCATCTTCCTCCAATGAGACCAATGACCAGAACTTGTCCTCCATACGCAACTCACCCAGGGAAATAGCTGATGATGATATAGGCACAATATCAGGCCATGCTCCAAGCACTTTACCAG GCCTTGTTAACTTGAGGAAGCATAATGGAGAACAGTATGCATCAAGTCAATCACAGGCTGTTCTTGATTGCCTTAGGAATCACAATGAATGGCCCCAGCTGGTTGATCGTGGTCCCAAG ACTAATGCCGGTAGGAAGAGACAGAAACTGGATGCTGAGCCATCCATGACAGATTTGGAGAATGAAGTTGACAGGGGCAGATACCCTCGGGAGTTAGAAGGCAAGAGTGTTGACTCACAGCAAGAGGACTTCCCCAAGGGTAAAAGGAAGGCTCGAAAACGCAGGCGATTGGCACTACAGGGTAGGGGCATAAAGGATGTCAGGAAGGGGCAGAAAGTAGCAGCAATCACTGATGATGATTTTGGCCCATTTTCTTATTCAAGCGAGGGCACTGAAGGCATCTTCAGTGAGGATGAGAGCCAAGGAGTTAGAGCATGTCCCGTGGGAAGCGAGGCTTCTACTGGTTCAGATGAACAGGGGCTCATGTAG
- the LOC122664245 gene encoding uncharacterized protein LOC122664245 isoform X1 codes for MKRRSHRLPISDPPDDWGDGSWTVDCVCGVNFDDGEEMVNCDECGVWVHTRCSRFVKGETSFACDKCKNKKKRNDSEETEVAQLLVELPTKTLRMNTSYPSSVPSRPSFRLWTDIPIEERVHVQGIPGGDPALFRGLSSVFTPELWKCTGYVPKKFNVQYKEFPSWDENRVSDARIEEENENLVDKGAGVLFSLSKEIISAPSMETSIGLRGPFDETGGERNASLKDMKKREAKDYSVGRMQNSVKKERDQLRPVGVSGKRKKEDYGTFKDRSGMKKARSSDKEADNKKRASGHAHGAHKLEFSEVGVKIKTDSFDVSNEHRTESVLPVPDLEATTNTNKTLNVSSAKPYSTERILSDNCRDAFPREMEPSPEKVDNQVPSRNENYPITGCGALSVLELNDAGCIEPEKEDVKTAVDDTNRLTDGNYDPRDLNGGSSSVAVDSQNTRPLASKLSSTTAEVQEYQMLQDSHGCSPPISVQSTIKLKIGGGDEHLMKDSVIPSSPITDVKNDTTKFSTTSLGRSALAQVHDTILGSLPFSEHKAQDNERESKELSHTDWENIDERMVSVSDEPQKREQEIEGSIGPATLQEGSSEPKCVLQHAEEPVKLGETQPSPPAQHTQHKVVAGVVKSSSTSSTVVISKLSVSGSSKAVVASTPPRPSTSTKRVKMISFADTRRVHAVSDVVRDDLRHEVARKTAKDSVLKTQQTSKSSQAALSKRPPTDSKELVSNASLRSPVGQSVATVSSGFVESTGSLQTQGASHMQSKITASGFSKGEKFSQSSSQLSSKSNNSPPMHPPAPVISSAALSDEELALLLHQELNSSPRVPRVPRVRAGSIPPLASPAISLLIKRSSGSGSKDQVMVSRRKNKEDASKDDRRSSREPSDDPKKIDRVTSCLDQRRQDPVLTTDGSTSREICDRSLELVHSGKKNMPSASPIANSGPSSSNETNDQNLSSIRNSPREIADDDIGTISGHAPSTLPGLVNLRKHNGEQYASSQSQAVLDCLRNHNEWPQLVDRGPKTNAGRKRQKLDAEPSMTDLENEVDRGRYPRELEGKSVDSQQEDFPKGKRKARKRRRLALQGRGIKDVRKGQKVAAITDDDFGPFSYSSEGTEGIFSEDESQGVRACPVGSEASTGSDEQGLM; via the exons ATGAAACGCAGGTCTCACCGTCTGCCGATCTCTGATCCTCCTGATGACTGGGGTGATGGCTCTTGGACTGTGGATTGCGTTTGCGGTGTGAATTTTGATGATGGAGAAGAGATGGTGAACTGCGACGAGTGCGGTGTTTGGGTGCACACAAGATGCTCGCGCTTTGTGAAGGGGGAGACGTCGTTTGCTTGTGATAAGtgcaagaacaagaagaagaggaatgatAGCGAGGAGACGGAGGTGGCACAATTGCTCGTTGAACTCCCCACCAAGACATTAAGGATGAACACATCATATCCATCGTCTGTTCCTTCACGGCCTTCTTTTAGGCTATGGACTGATATTCCTATCGAGGAAAGGGTACACGTACAGGGCATTCCCGGTGGCGACCCTGCCCTGTTCCGGGGGTTGTCATCAGTTTTCACTCCTGAGTTATGGAAGTGTACCGGTTATGTGCCGAAGAAGTTCAACGTTCAATACAAAGAGTTCCCTTCCTGGGATGAGAACCGAGTTTCTGATGCTAGAATTGAAGAGGAAAACGAGAATCTGGTTGACAAAGGTGCCGGTGTTCTGTTCTCCTTGTCGAAGGAGATAATTTCTGCTCCCTCAATGGAGACTTCCATTGGATTGAGAGGTCCATTTGATGAAACTGGTGGTGAGAGGAATGCATCTCTAAAAGATATGAAGAAACGGGAGGCTAAAGATTATAGCGTTGGGCGCATGCAGAATAGCGTGAAAAAGGAGAGAGACCAGCTCCGGCCTGTTGGGGTTTCGGGGAAGCGGAAGAAGGAAGACTACGGAACATTTAAGGATCGGAGTGGAATGAAAAAGGCTAGAAGTTCCGATAAGGAGGCGGACAATAAAAAGAGAG CTTCTGGACATGCCCATGGGGCGCATAAGCTGGAGTTTTCTGAAGTGGGTGTCAAGATCAAGACTGATTCTTTTGATGTGAGTAATGAACATAGAACTGAATCGGTACTCCCAGTTCCTGATCTTGAAGCAACAACTAATACCAACAAGACATTGAATGTATCGTCTGCCAAGCCATACTCAACTGAACGCATCTTGAGTGACAATTGTAGAGATGCTTTTCCTAGGGAAATGGAACCAAGTCCAGAAAAGGTAGATAACCAAGTTCCTTCAAGAAATGAGAATTATCCTATAACTGGTTGTGGTGCACTTTCGGTTTTGGAGTTAAATGATGCTGGGTGTATCGAACCAGAAAAAGAG GATGTTAAGACAGCTGTTGATGATACAAATCGTCTTACTGATGGGAACTATGATCCAAGGGACTTAAATGGAGGTTCTTCCAGTGTTGCAGTAGATTCTCAGAATACGAGGCCCCTTGCTTCAAAGCTATCGAGTACCACTGCAGAAGTGCAAGAATATCAAATGCTTCAAGATTCGCATGGTTGCAGTCCTCCGATCTCTGTACAATCTACTATCAAATTGAAAATTGGAGGCGGCGATGAGCATCTGATGAAGGATTCAGTTATTCCTTCTTCACCTATTACTGATGTAAAGAATGACACGACCAAGTTCTCGACTACGTCTCTGGGGAGGTCTGCTTTGGCACAGGTGCATGACACAATTTTAGGGAGTTTGCCATTCAGTGAACATAAAGCCCAGGATAATGAAAGGGAATCAAAAGAATTAAGCCACACTGATTGGGAGAATATTGATGAAAGAATGGTTTCTGTATCTGATGAGCCTCAGAAGCGTGAACAAGAAATTGAAGGCTCAATTGGTCCTGCGACATTGCAGGAAGGTTCTTCAGAACCCAAGTGTGTTTTGCAACATGCTGAAGAGCCAGTGAAATTAGGAGAGACACAGCCAAGTCCTCCTGCACAACATACTCAACATAAAGTGGTTGCTGGTGTTGTAAAATCTTCTTCAACTTCATCAACTGTTGTGATCTCCAAGTTGTCTGTTTCTGGTTCTAGTAAAGCTGTAGTTGCTTCTACTCCCCCAAGGCCTTCAACTTCGACTAAACGAGTGAAGATGATCTCTTTTGCTGATACTAGGAGAGTTCATGCTGTGAGTGATGTAGTACGGGATGATTTAAGACATGAGGTGGCAAGAAAAACAGCAAAAGATTCTGTATTGAAAACACAGCAAACAAGCAAGAGTTCCCAAGCTGCGCTCTCTAAACGTCCCCCAACAGATTCAAAGGAGCTGGTGTCAAATGCATCTTTGAGATCACCTGTTGGACAGAGTGTAGCAACAGTTTCTTCTGGCTTTGTTGAGTCTACAGGCTCACTGCAGACTCAAGGTGCTTCGCACATGCAAAGCAAAATTACTGCTTCAGGTTTCTCCAAGGGTGAAAAGTTCAGTCAATCAAGTTCTCAGCTGTCGTCTAAGTCAAATAATTCACCTCCGATGCATCCTCCAGCACCTGTCATCTCTTCTGCAGCATTGAGTGATGAAGAG CTTGCCCTACTGCTGCATCAAGAGCTGAACAGTTCTCCAAGAGTCCCACGGGTGCCTCGTGTGCGTGCAGGTAGCATCCCCCCATTGGCTTCTCCAGCTATTAGCTTGCTTATTAAGCGCTCATCAGGTTCAGGATCAAAGGATCAGGTAATG gTTTCTcggagaaaaaacaaagaagatgcCTCTAAAGATGACCGCCGGAGTTCTCGTGAGCCTAGTGATGATCCCAAGAAGATTGATAGAGTGACTTCTTGCCTTGATCAGAGGAGACAGGATCCAGTTCTTACAACAGATGGTTCTACAAGTAGGGAAATATGTGATAGATCTCTGGAGTTGGTACATTCTGGTAAGAAGAATATGCCTTCTGCCTCCCCTATTGCAAACAGCGGTCCATCTTCCTCCAATGAGACCAATGACCAGAACTTGTCCTCCATACGCAACTCACCCAGGGAAATAGCTGATGATGATATAGGCACAATATCAGGCCATGCTCCAAGCACTTTACCAG GCCTTGTTAACTTGAGGAAGCATAATGGAGAACAGTATGCATCAAGTCAATCACAGGCTGTTCTTGATTGCCTTAGGAATCACAATGAATGGCCCCAGCTGGTTGATCGTGGTCCCAAG ACTAATGCCGGTAGGAAGAGACAGAAACTGGATGCTGAGCCATCCATGACAGATTTGGAGAATGAAGTTGACAGGGGCAGATACCCTCGGGAGTTAGAAGGCAAGAGTGTTGACTCACAGCAAGAGGACTTCCCCAAGGGTAAAAGGAAGGCTCGAAAACGCAGGCGATTGGCACTACAGGGTAGGGGCATAAAGGATGTCAGGAAGGGGCAGAAAGTAGCAGCAATCACTGATGATGATTTTGGCCCATTTTCTTATTCAAGCGAGGGCACTGAAGGCATCTTCAGTGAGGATGAGAGCCAAGGAGTTAGAGCATGTCCCGTGGGAAGCGAGGCTTCTACTGGTTCAGATGAACAGGGGCTCATGTAG
- the LOC122664245 gene encoding uncharacterized protein LOC122664245 isoform X3 → MKRRSHRLPISDPPDDWGDGSWTVDCVCGVNFDDGEEMVNCDECGVWVHTRCSRFVKGETSFACDKCKNKKKRNDSEETEVAQLLVELPTKTLRMNTSYPSSVPSRPSFRLWTDIPIEERVHVQGIPGGDPALFRGLSSVFTPELWKCTGYVPKKFNVQYKEFPSWDENRVSDARIEEENENLVDKGAGVLFSLSKEIISAPSMETSIGLRGPFDETGGERNASLKDMKKREAKDYSVGRMQNSVKKERDQLRPVGVSGKRKKEDYGTFKDRSGMKKARSSDKEADNKKRASGHAHGAHKLEFSEVGVKIKTDSFDVSNEHRTESVLPVPDLEATTNTNKTLNVSSAKPYSTERILSDNCRDAFPREMEPSPEKVDNQVPSRNENYPITGCGALSVLELNDAGCIEPEKEDVKTAVDDTNRLTDGNYDPRDLNGGSSSVAVDSQNTRPLASKLSSTTAEVQEYQMLQDSHGCSPPISVQSTIKLKIGGGDEHLMKDSVIPSSPITDVKNDTTKFSTTSLGRSALAQVHDTILGSLPFSEHKAQDNERESKELSHTDWENIDERMVSVSDEPQKREQEIEGSIGPATLQEGSSEPKCVLQHAEEPVKLGETQPSPPAQHTQHKVVAGVVKSSSTSSTVVISKLSVSGSSKAVVASTPPRPSTSTKRVKMISFADTRRVHAVSDVVRDDLRHEVARKTAKDSVLKTQQTSKSSQAALSKRPPTDSKELVSNASLRSPVGQSVATVSSGFVESTGSLQTQGASHMQSKITASGFSKGEKFSQSSSQLSSKSNNSPPMHPPAPVISSAALSDEELALLLHQELNSSPRVPRVPRVRAGSIPPLASPAISLLIKRSSGSGSKDQVMVSRRKNKEDASKDDRRSSREPSDDPKKIDRVTSCLDQRRQDPVLTTDGSTSREICDRSLELVHSGKKNMPSASPIANSGPSSSNETNDQNLSSIRNSPREIADDDIGTISGLVNLRKHNGEQYASSQSQAVLDCLRNHNEWPQLVDRGPKTNAGRKRQKLDAEPSMTDLENEVDRGRYPRELEGKSVDSQQEDFPKGKRKARKRRRLALQGRGIKDVRKGQKVAAITDDDFGPFSYSSEGTEGIFSEDESQGVRACPVGSEASTGSDEQGLM, encoded by the exons ATGAAACGCAGGTCTCACCGTCTGCCGATCTCTGATCCTCCTGATGACTGGGGTGATGGCTCTTGGACTGTGGATTGCGTTTGCGGTGTGAATTTTGATGATGGAGAAGAGATGGTGAACTGCGACGAGTGCGGTGTTTGGGTGCACACAAGATGCTCGCGCTTTGTGAAGGGGGAGACGTCGTTTGCTTGTGATAAGtgcaagaacaagaagaagaggaatgatAGCGAGGAGACGGAGGTGGCACAATTGCTCGTTGAACTCCCCACCAAGACATTAAGGATGAACACATCATATCCATCGTCTGTTCCTTCACGGCCTTCTTTTAGGCTATGGACTGATATTCCTATCGAGGAAAGGGTACACGTACAGGGCATTCCCGGTGGCGACCCTGCCCTGTTCCGGGGGTTGTCATCAGTTTTCACTCCTGAGTTATGGAAGTGTACCGGTTATGTGCCGAAGAAGTTCAACGTTCAATACAAAGAGTTCCCTTCCTGGGATGAGAACCGAGTTTCTGATGCTAGAATTGAAGAGGAAAACGAGAATCTGGTTGACAAAGGTGCCGGTGTTCTGTTCTCCTTGTCGAAGGAGATAATTTCTGCTCCCTCAATGGAGACTTCCATTGGATTGAGAGGTCCATTTGATGAAACTGGTGGTGAGAGGAATGCATCTCTAAAAGATATGAAGAAACGGGAGGCTAAAGATTATAGCGTTGGGCGCATGCAGAATAGCGTGAAAAAGGAGAGAGACCAGCTCCGGCCTGTTGGGGTTTCGGGGAAGCGGAAGAAGGAAGACTACGGAACATTTAAGGATCGGAGTGGAATGAAAAAGGCTAGAAGTTCCGATAAGGAGGCGGACAATAAAAAGAGAG CTTCTGGACATGCCCATGGGGCGCATAAGCTGGAGTTTTCTGAAGTGGGTGTCAAGATCAAGACTGATTCTTTTGATGTGAGTAATGAACATAGAACTGAATCGGTACTCCCAGTTCCTGATCTTGAAGCAACAACTAATACCAACAAGACATTGAATGTATCGTCTGCCAAGCCATACTCAACTGAACGCATCTTGAGTGACAATTGTAGAGATGCTTTTCCTAGGGAAATGGAACCAAGTCCAGAAAAGGTAGATAACCAAGTTCCTTCAAGAAATGAGAATTATCCTATAACTGGTTGTGGTGCACTTTCGGTTTTGGAGTTAAATGATGCTGGGTGTATCGAACCAGAAAAAGAG GATGTTAAGACAGCTGTTGATGATACAAATCGTCTTACTGATGGGAACTATGATCCAAGGGACTTAAATGGAGGTTCTTCCAGTGTTGCAGTAGATTCTCAGAATACGAGGCCCCTTGCTTCAAAGCTATCGAGTACCACTGCAGAAGTGCAAGAATATCAAATGCTTCAAGATTCGCATGGTTGCAGTCCTCCGATCTCTGTACAATCTACTATCAAATTGAAAATTGGAGGCGGCGATGAGCATCTGATGAAGGATTCAGTTATTCCTTCTTCACCTATTACTGATGTAAAGAATGACACGACCAAGTTCTCGACTACGTCTCTGGGGAGGTCTGCTTTGGCACAGGTGCATGACACAATTTTAGGGAGTTTGCCATTCAGTGAACATAAAGCCCAGGATAATGAAAGGGAATCAAAAGAATTAAGCCACACTGATTGGGAGAATATTGATGAAAGAATGGTTTCTGTATCTGATGAGCCTCAGAAGCGTGAACAAGAAATTGAAGGCTCAATTGGTCCTGCGACATTGCAGGAAGGTTCTTCAGAACCCAAGTGTGTTTTGCAACATGCTGAAGAGCCAGTGAAATTAGGAGAGACACAGCCAAGTCCTCCTGCACAACATACTCAACATAAAGTGGTTGCTGGTGTTGTAAAATCTTCTTCAACTTCATCAACTGTTGTGATCTCCAAGTTGTCTGTTTCTGGTTCTAGTAAAGCTGTAGTTGCTTCTACTCCCCCAAGGCCTTCAACTTCGACTAAACGAGTGAAGATGATCTCTTTTGCTGATACTAGGAGAGTTCATGCTGTGAGTGATGTAGTACGGGATGATTTAAGACATGAGGTGGCAAGAAAAACAGCAAAAGATTCTGTATTGAAAACACAGCAAACAAGCAAGAGTTCCCAAGCTGCGCTCTCTAAACGTCCCCCAACAGATTCAAAGGAGCTGGTGTCAAATGCATCTTTGAGATCACCTGTTGGACAGAGTGTAGCAACAGTTTCTTCTGGCTTTGTTGAGTCTACAGGCTCACTGCAGACTCAAGGTGCTTCGCACATGCAAAGCAAAATTACTGCTTCAGGTTTCTCCAAGGGTGAAAAGTTCAGTCAATCAAGTTCTCAGCTGTCGTCTAAGTCAAATAATTCACCTCCGATGCATCCTCCAGCACCTGTCATCTCTTCTGCAGCATTGAGTGATGAAGAG CTTGCCCTACTGCTGCATCAAGAGCTGAACAGTTCTCCAAGAGTCCCACGGGTGCCTCGTGTGCGTGCAGGTAGCATCCCCCCATTGGCTTCTCCAGCTATTAGCTTGCTTATTAAGCGCTCATCAGGTTCAGGATCAAAGGATCAGGTAATG gTTTCTcggagaaaaaacaaagaagatgcCTCTAAAGATGACCGCCGGAGTTCTCGTGAGCCTAGTGATGATCCCAAGAAGATTGATAGAGTGACTTCTTGCCTTGATCAGAGGAGACAGGATCCAGTTCTTACAACAGATGGTTCTACAAGTAGGGAAATATGTGATAGATCTCTGGAGTTGGTACATTCTGGTAAGAAGAATATGCCTTCTGCCTCCCCTATTGCAAACAGCGGTCCATCTTCCTCCAATGAGACCAATGACCAGAACTTGTCCTCCATACGCAACTCACCCAGGGAAATAGCTGATGATGATATAGGCACAATATCAG GCCTTGTTAACTTGAGGAAGCATAATGGAGAACAGTATGCATCAAGTCAATCACAGGCTGTTCTTGATTGCCTTAGGAATCACAATGAATGGCCCCAGCTGGTTGATCGTGGTCCCAAG ACTAATGCCGGTAGGAAGAGACAGAAACTGGATGCTGAGCCATCCATGACAGATTTGGAGAATGAAGTTGACAGGGGCAGATACCCTCGGGAGTTAGAAGGCAAGAGTGTTGACTCACAGCAAGAGGACTTCCCCAAGGGTAAAAGGAAGGCTCGAAAACGCAGGCGATTGGCACTACAGGGTAGGGGCATAAAGGATGTCAGGAAGGGGCAGAAAGTAGCAGCAATCACTGATGATGATTTTGGCCCATTTTCTTATTCAAGCGAGGGCACTGAAGGCATCTTCAGTGAGGATGAGAGCCAAGGAGTTAGAGCATGTCCCGTGGGAAGCGAGGCTTCTACTGGTTCAGATGAACAGGGGCTCATGTAG